The Prochlorococcus sp. MIT 1341 genomic interval GATGAATATTTAACATGGGTTGAAGAAACGTATGTTTCTTAAGTTTTTAGTTTAGGTTATAGATAGGCATCAGTCTGTTTATATACTCATTGTCTTTTAGTTTAATTGTATCTAGTTCTTTCAGGTTTTTAATATTTAGATTTTCTTGTTTTATTCTTCCAAATCTGTTTAAATTAGTACCTAATCCAATTATTGATTCTTCCATACAAAATGTGATAATTCTATCTTTTTCTAGTTTTTTGTCTATCAAATAGATTCCCATGCTTCCCATTGCCCCCCGACGATTTTCACGGATACCCTTTGTTTCTAAGCTACAAATTCTTCCTTGTTTTGTAGCCATAAATAATTTTTTTGTTGAGTTTTGGGAAATACTTGATGCACCAATTAATTCTTCATTAGGAAGTAGTTTCATTGTCATTGGCCCTTGTGCTAGCTTACCCATAAGAGGAGTATTATTTGTATTAATCTTTAGTTTTAGAATTCTTCCAAGATTACTTACAAGTATTAAATATCCTTTTTCTTCGCAGATAGTCGCAGATTTTAATTTCGTACCTTCTTTTAGTTTTACTAATGTAGATGCTCTTCCTGATAAATCTAAAACTTCTTCAATAGCAATTCTTTTAAACCTTCCGTCGTTATTAAGCAGCCCAAGGCTTATAGATTTTTTTTCTGGTATTTTTAGTATTTCAATTATTTTCTCGCCTTCTAAACCTCCTGGTAAAAAATTATTTAACTTTCCAGGTTGTTGATTCGCAAACTCCCATCGAATTATTGCAACTCTTCCTGTTTCTGTAATTGCAATTAATTTTGGTGATTCATTGATTGGCAGGATTAATTTTCCTGGAACTATGTCTTCAGTAACATTACATTCCTCTTTTAGATGTAATTTATCTAAAACCTTTGTACTTAATATTTTGATTTCATGGTTATATTGAACAAGGATCTTATGGTCATTTGGTATTGAGTCAAAAGCAAGTTTTCTTAGACTTTCTGTAGTGGGTCTTTGAATAGCAGCCTTTTCAGCTAATATACGATCCCCGCCTTCTATTAGTTTTGTTCTTCTTTTATCTCCAAATCTTTTCTTTAATAATTTCAATTCCTTTATAAGTGTATTCAATAAATGTTGCCTGTTGTTCAGAAGTTCTTCAAGCTCTTCTTTTTTAATTTTAAGACTATTAAATTCGTCTTTTAAGTTTTGTTGCTCCAAACCCGTTAGCCTTCTTAGAGGCATAGCTAAAACTGCATCTGATTGTTTTTCATTTAAATTTAATCTAACCATTAATTTTGCTTTTGCTGTAGCAGCATCTTTAGCTTCTTGAATCATTGATATAACTACTTGTAAATTTTTAATGGCTTCTATTAGACCTTCTATTATTTCAAGTCTATTAATTGTTTTTTGAAGGTTAAATCTTGTACGTTTTATAATAGTAAGTTC includes:
- a CDS encoding DNA topoisomerase (ATP-hydrolyzing) → MAEERLKPISLHQEMQRSYLEYAMSVIVGRALPDVRDGLKPVQRRILFAMHELGLTPDRPYRKCARVVGDVLGKYHPHGDQAVYDALVRLVQDFSSRYPILDGHGNFGSVDDDPPAAMRYTETRLAGIAYEGLLSEIGEETVNFSPNFDGSQQEPTVLPAQLPFLLLNGCSGIAVGMATSIPPHNLNELVDGLIALIKKPEIKDEKLLEIIPGPDFPTGGEVLMGSGLRETYLKGRGSIPMRGIAHIEEIHPGKGKHKRNAIIITELPYQLSKSGWIEKLADMVNDGKINGISDIRDESDRDGMRIMVELRRDSDAEKVLLEIQRRTSLQNNFGAILLTLVNGQPKQLSLKELLSEFLNYRELTIIKRTRFNLQKTINRLEIIEGLIEAIKNLQVVISMIQEAKDAATAKAKLMVRLNLNEKQSDAVLAMPLRRLTGLEQQNLKDEFNSLKIKKEELEELLNNRQHLLNTLIKELKLLKKRFGDKRRTKLIEGGDRILAEKAAIQRPTTESLRKLAFDSIPNDHKILVQYNHEIKILSTKVLDKLHLKEECNVTEDIVPGKLILPINESPKLIAITETGRVAIIRWEFANQQPGKLNNFLPGGLEGEKIIEILKIPEKKSISLGLLNNDGRFKRIAIEEVLDLSGRASTLVKLKEGTKLKSATICEEKGYLILVSNLGRILKLKINTNNTPLMGKLAQGPMTMKLLPNEELIGASSISQNSTKKLFMATKQGRICSLETKGIRENRRGAMGSMGIYLIDKKLEKDRIITFCMEESIIGLGTNLNRFGRIKQENLNIKNLKELDTIKLKDNEYINRLMPIYNLN